The DNA window TCCCTTTCCTGTTGAAGGTGTCCCCTGGTGGTATTCTTTCACAAGATTTGAACCTCAACAAAACCACCATTTCCTTCCCGCCCACCCCATTTCCATCCCCAGTTCCTCTTACCCGGAAGCTGTTGCAGCCCAGCCCGCTCTGGGCTCCAATCCTGTCCATCCTTCCCCCGAAGCAGCTGGACCTCCGCAGGCTCCGAGGGGCAGCGAGCAGTGCCCTCAGCTTGCTCTTCAGGAGGGCAGATCTATCGGAGGATTCCCAGGGGCCCCGCCCAAGGGCACCCCCATCTCTCTGGGCCGGGTTGACCTCCCCGGTCCAGGGAGGCACCTCAGAAAGGGGGCTGAGAGGGACCCCAGCTTCCTCATGCTGCTCACTTAGTACTTGTTGGGGCACAGCCTCTTCTTCTAAAGGCATCTTGTCCTCCAAATGGTCCAGCAAGttctttacaaaaggaaaacaggGAAAGGGAGAAGTCTCACTGCCTGGCACAGTGTCACAAAGCCCCCTCATCCCAGACCGTGCCCCTTTCCTGGCCCTACCTTGAAATCCATCAGGTCTGCGTTGGACACAGAGCCATACACGGGGTTCGCTCTGGTTCGCCCTGGGAGCTGAAACGCCAGAAAGAGGAGGAAGCTCGCGGCGATGGTGGCGGAGCCCATGCTGGCGTCGGTCAAGGGGCGGTCTGGTGCTTgctgcctcttctctctcctctctgctttcccACCCTCGGCCTCCCTCCGTCTCCGTCTCCCAGCTGCCCTGCGCCTCCTCTTTTTATAGCCCCTTGGCTCTCTGAGAGCACAAGAGGGACGGAACCCTCCCCATTCTGTCACTTGCAGCGATAAAGCAGCTGAGTGAGGAGCCAGCAGAAGATGCCCTTTTAAAGTTATCAGTCCAGCCAGCTCGTCACAGCCCCTCCGCCTTGAGCAGCTCCGACAAGCCCGGGACCCTCAGCGGCAGGAGCCACATTCTTGTTGATTGGCCTCAAGAGGTTCCCACTTCAAAGGTGTGAGAAGAGCAAAAAAGTGTCCTTGGTTATCTCACAGCGATGCCTCAGGCTTCTTTCTCATCAGCCACCGGACCCGTGCGGGGAAGCCGAGGGTGACAGTTGGCCGGCGCCCAGCTCCCCTGTTGGTTTGCGGCTCAGCTGTCAGGGGCTCCAGATAAGGGCGGGAGGGGAGGAAATGGTAGGCAGCCGGCAGCTCAGCTCAGGACAGATTAGTCCGGATGCTCAAGCTGGCCTCATACCTGATTCATCGGCGGCGAGGGCAGACCTCTCCCTCCACAGGGCTGTCCTGACCCCTGGCTGTCACCCTCAGTGGTCAGGTGAAGAGGGAGTTATTTTTTAGAGTACTAAGTCAGCCAGAACCAAATGTGACAGATGTCCCGAGAACTCCGCTCCCAAATAGAAACGCAAGAAAAGCTTTGGGGACACAATCATTCCTCTGCAAAGCTTCCCCTCCTTCACCGCACGGCTCCCCCCCAGGGTGTTGGGGGAGACTGGCGCTGAGAGGATGCCAGCATTTTCATTTACAGAAGCTCGCTGCTTCTCCGACTCTGGGTTTGAAGCTTGTAATGCCTCACACCTCGCCGGGAAAGCTCCCGTGGCGAAGCTGGCTGATGGAGCGAGGTGGGATGCAGCTGTGGCCCGTGGAATTTCCCTTAATGCCTCCCATGTCCTTCTCCAAGGCCAGGCAAGCGATGAGCCACAGAAGCCACCATTTTCCTGGCCCCCGAAAGAGAAGTACCAGGTAGCGAGCCTGTCCACACGTACTGAGTGGCCTCCACTTACTAAGCACTGGACTCAATGCTCCACACTCTTCAGTGTAACGTATCCGGGGGAAACACTACACTTGAAGGGATGAGAGCCCTGCATTGCACCCCCAAACAAGCCAAATTGCGTACATCTTTGGGGCCTTGTTCTTCTCATCTGTGAGGCTCATAAGAGCTATTAATATGTGAACGTATTTTGAAGAGTGAATTGCTATATAATTGCACGATGCTCACAACGGTTGTCCTTACTGGTTGGTTggaatgtgccaggcaccgtgctgagAGCTTTATATGGactctttccttttcatcacCAGCCCCAGAAGGTGGGTAGTATTGTCCCCATTCACAGAGGGACAGAACTGAGACTGAGAGCATctgtcacttgcccaaagtcactcgGCAGAACCAGGACTCGGACCCCAGGTCTGACGCCGACGCCTGTACGCTCCACCCACTTCCCAGATCCTGCTGCTTCTTTGCACGAAGGTTCCTTAACAAGCCCTTTAGTCTCAGTTCCTGATTAAACACCACCCTAATCCCAGCCTCTCAGGTTGCCTCTGAGCACACCTCCTCGCCTTCCCCCTGCCCTGGGACTGTAGTTTTTCGTGCTTGGCAAGTCTGCGAGTGTGTGGACTATCTCAGGAAAGCACCACATCCAAGTCCCATGACCTATTTACACACCTAACATGTTTCAATCTACCCCGTAGAAGCTCAGGAAATGTGGGTGGAATGACAGCTCTGTCCTGGCCGGATCCTCCCCCAGCTGTGCTCACTCCTTGGCTGATCAGAGAGAGAGGCTGTTACTCAGTGAAAGAGCAGGAAATCTGGGCATTACGTGGCCAGGGGTCATGAGAGGTGTTCGGGTTGGTTTTTATTCTAAAGGAGAAAAGATTTGGGTCGGCCAAACTCAACTTGAAATCCGAAATGAGTGCAATTCTGAGTAGGAGCTCTGGGGGCAAAGAAGCACTCTATCCTGACGAGTCTCTGGAATGTGCTCACAGCTTAGTAGCTCGGGTGGCAGGGTTATTATTAGCAAAGAGGATTCAGTGAGCAGATACCCTTAGAGACGGACCTTTGATGCAGGCAAGACTTCCGGAAGGGCATCACGGCAGGTGGTCCCTGCCACGGCTTGGCCTCTGGAGGAACGCCGTTCCTGCGTCCTGAGCCACTTCGGAAGTCTGTTGGTGGCCCAAGGAAAAGCGGAGATCCCGTCCAAGGTTCCAGAAGGGGAATTTCAGAATTTTCCCAGCTCCTTTTATTAAAGTTACGTTTCGTCTTCCAGCGTGAAACTGGAGTGGGGCACGAGTGTCATTTGTTGAGTTGCttctattgtttttggttttttgtggaAGGTGGGTGGCAAAAAAAAGGATACTTAGGTTTATTGCCCTGACTTTGTATAGGACCAGCACCACCCCCTCCACTAACAGGGCCCAGGGAAAACAGACAATCCCCAAATATACTTACCGCCCAACGCTCTTAAAGCCTTTGATTTGTCCCTGAAATGGAAAATGCCTTGACGTACAGTTTCTCTTCATTTTCGTGCCCCTGCTCCACTTTGGGGGGTATGTGTGGAGGAGTTAATATTTAAATGGGGTATTTAGAAGCCAGCCTGTGggagtgagagagaagaaaagcaaaaggcaCAGAAGACCAGGtccaccctccacctccacctctcccACTAGCTGAAAAATCAAAAGGCTTTATTTCCTTATCACTGGAAAGAAGTCGTCTTAGTCATATGATGGAATAAAGGTTGCAGATGGGTGGGAGGATCCAGAATGGGGTATCTCGAGTTTCTAGCCAAGTTTGGTTTCATGACTCTCCATGGGGATGCTGTGGGCTGCCTCGGGGAGCCATGAGGGCCCAGCAATGTCACATGTGGGCAGAATTGGTGTGAAAAACCCCTCACATTCATGGGACAAGTCTGTTAGACCTAAATAGTCTAAAGCAGAAGCCCCAGTTGGGAGAAATTGGTAAGACATTGGTGCGTATTTAGGAATGATTGCTTCGGactttgagaatgatgttctgtttctctggtgcAACATGGAGGTCACTGAGACTGGAATTTGGGGACAGGTTCCCCAGGAAAAAAAGGCCCAAGACAAGTTGATTTGCTAAAACTTTATGGGGGTTGTAGTTCAAGGGAAGTAAGAGTGAGGAGCAAAGGGAAGTGAGATAGTGCATTAGTCAACAACTGCTGCGTGACAAATTACCCCAAACCTTAGCAACTATACATTGATTATGTAATAGTTCCTGTGGACCAGGAATCTGGCTCTGCTTTAGCTGGGTGCCCCTTGTTCAGAGCTCACACAGGCTACAATTAAGATGTTGGCCGGAgctgcagtcatctcaaggcttGGCTGGGGATCTGCTTTCAAGCTCACTCGTGTGTCTGTTGGCAGGTCTTCGGGTCCACGTTGACTGTTGGCTGGAGATGTCAATTCCTTACTGCGTGGGCTTCTCCATAGAGATGCCGCTGACTTCCTTTAGGTAGAGAGGGAAACGTTATGTAAGCCACCATCTCTTTGTAACCTGATCTTGGATGTGGTACCCCATCACTTCTGTTGTACTGTgttcattagaagtgagtcatAAGGTCCAGCCCATACTCAGAGGGAGGGGATTACCAAGGGATGAATACCAGGAGATGAGCTTCACTGGGGGCCATCTCAGAGGCTGCCCACCACAggtaaggaaagagaaagagcaaatATAAAGTGATATGTTACCAAGCTGGTCACAGCTTTGCAAAAACAGCTTAGTGGTTGGTTGGTCGGTTGGTTGGTCATGTTGCACATCTCCAGAGAGCGTCGTGGAACCCAGCACCTTCGAACAGTCTATGAGGAGAGAAAAGGATGAGGGCACTGCATTAGAtccctagggctgctgtaacaaagtaccataaactgggtatcttaaaacaacagaagtgtattgtctcacagttctgaaagctaGAGTCTGAAataaaggtgtcagcagggccaggctCCCTCCACAACTTGTAAGGAaggatccttccttgtctcttgcagcTTCTGGGACCTGccggcaatctttggcattccttgacttgtagatgcatccctccaatctctgtctctgtcatcaTATGACCATCTTccctctctgtgtttctctcttttcttcttataaagacactaatcatATTGGAATAGGAGCCCACCCTACTcgagtatgacctcatcttaactaactaCATCCACAATGACCGTGATTCACCAACACCCCCTCCAGCATACCACCCAAGGACATACATGAGGGCCCACCCCTGCACCTTGCCCTCCCTAGGGGCCTCACAGGGAGGGGGGAGTCACCCGCTGGCTAAGGCATGAAGGTTCTGCTCTCTCCCCCGATGCAGGAAGAACTAGGTCGGGGAGCCCAGGGTAGGGAGGCCAGTTAAGAAGCTGGTGCGCCAATATGAgtggtgagggaaggaaggaggagtggACATGGTACCTGCCTGGGTGGTCCAGCCAAAGAACGGAGTCAAGGAAGATTCCAAGGGCTGAAGTCATCGAGGGTGGAGCCCCGGGAGAAGGTTTACTCATTCGGGAGTGTCATAGTTTGGGTTCTCCTGAATCTGAGACAAGTATTCAAGCAAAGTAGTTTATTTTGGAGATAATCCCAGGAAATACTGGCAGGAGAGTGGGGAAGTGACCAGGGAGAGAAGGAGTTTAGTGATCACCGTGGGCAGTTGCAGCTTAATCCCAACTCCCCGCAGAGAAATCCAGTAACCGGCGAAAGATACACGCCACCTGTGAACCGAGGGCGCTCCTCGGTGTTGGTTGAGTGTTGCGCTGGTCCATGTCAGTTCCCCAGCACTTCCTGCCTGCCCACAGGAAGTGGACTCTGGCTGCCAGAGAAAGTCCTCGGGCAGGAAAGTGCCGTGCTGCTGGATGAAATTAGGGCTGGGGTGCACTGAAGCAGCAAGGGCAGGGGCTGTACTTGGCAGTGCCAGAGACAAGATACTGGGGGCACAAGAGTGGGAGCCAATGTCCCAGGGCTGAAATGTTCCAGGATGTCCAGGCAGCTGTACGGAGCCTGGCTCTTGACCCCATGGGAGAAACGGGCCACTTAGTGGAAAAGCACTGATTGCATGAAAAATCCTACAGAGACAGGGATAGAAGGTTGAGAACTGCAACACGAACAAAGACAAGTGGCCAAGTTCATGACTTTATTTAGACCTGGTTCTGCATGAGgaaagaatgcatttttttttcttgccacaaATCATTCTCAGAAGGGTCAAagctgggaattccttggcagtccagtggttaggactctgtgctctcactgctgagggcctgggttcgatccttggttggggaactaaggtcccaggtcccacaagccgcgcggcgtggccaaaaaaaaaaaaaaaaaaaagaattcaaagctgCCACaagagggatggagaggggaaTGCAGAATCAGTGACATGAGATGTAGCGTTCAGGCCCAACACTGTCCTGACTTCAGTAACCTCAAAACTGGAGACCCGGCAAAGCCAGTCTACCCTCTACTGAAGCTCCTTCCAGCTGTGAAGCCGTGGGCTAGGCATCCTTGGGCCTGTGTCCACCAACATGTCTTTCTGGGTAGATTACACTGACAAGCATCCACGGAGATACATAATCTGGCAGCTTCTTTGGAGGATGAGGTTGATAATAGGAAAGTCAGGGAGGTTAAGGCCATGGCTATAGCTACATGGGGATGTGTCTGAAGGGGCCAGGGTCACAGGTTAGGGAGGGCTGGTTCTAAAGGGCATCCATAGATGATGCATGTGCCACAGCACTGCCCACAAACACCAAACCCAGGGGGAGCTCAATGAGATGTCACTTCATTGGGTACATCAGGCCACCCACTCCCCATCCTCCAGAAGTCATATTTGCTTCCTTCACAGTTTGTTTTGGAGTCCTCtttcctggacttttgcttgagGAAAAGGCTCAAGTAACAGGATATATCTGTATCATACATACAGACTCCACTGCCTGAGCCTTATTTATGGAAGAGCTGGACTTACCTGGAAGAATTCTGAAGTGCTGGTTGGGTTTGTAGAGTGGGCGTTCTGGGAGCGGGTCTGTCTTCATCCCCTGAGCAGGGGGAGAAAGTTGCCAATACGCAGCAGCCCCAAATGGTGAACTGAGTGATGCCATTAAGAGGGGGACCTTCCAACCCACCAGCAAGCCTAATTCACTGGCTTGGGAACGGTTGGGTTGTGCAGTGGTTAGGGGCCTGGGTGCTGGACCAGCCTGCGTGGgcttgaatcttggctctgccacgtACTAACTGCGGGACCCTGAGAAAGTCAcgtgacctctctgtgcctcaatttccccatctgtaaaatgaagaataataagAGTTCTTCCTGCATAGTTGTCGCGAGGACTAATATGAGTTCATGGAACTGGGCCTGGTACATAGTGAGGCCTTTATAAATGTTAACTGTGCTAATTACTCATTACCGCCCTGGGTCAAAAACATTAGGCAAAGATGGCTCacagttttattggaaaataagTTGGTCCTAAAACCTTATTTTCAAAATCTTAATCTCATTAGATATGTCTAATGCACACTGGGTTAAAATGAGAAGTAACACCAAGACCCAccacttctctttccctctgactCAAAGAAACATCAGATGAGAACAGCAGAAAAGCCATAAGAGAGTCACGTGGATCTCTGCTCAAATCTCAGTGTTGGCACTTAGCAGCTGAATGCTTTCAGGTAAGATGCTTCccttttctgggtctcagttttctcatccataaagaGGGGATAATAATAGTCCTGTCCTCCTGCAGAGCTGGGATCATaaaaggcattccaggcaaaggaaactgCATGAGCTGAAGCCTGGGAGCCTGAAAGCAGGAGAGAGTTCTGCAGCATGACCTGGGATGCCTGGAACCCAAGATGCAGGGGAAGGAGGACCCTGAGAGGAGAGGGCAGTGACCTCTACCAGGACTCCCTGCTGATTAAGGCAACACAGTAGGATTCTAGTGCTTGTCTCCTTTTCTGCCTTGGAATAAAGGTCTTCTCTCTCTAGGGCAGAGAGGAAGTGAAGACGTGGGGTCCCAAAGGAAGGGCACCCTGAAATGCTGGGCCTCTTTCAGGCACTTCTAAACTTATGGGCTCAGGAAATGAAAATGCTATTAAACTCAGGGTTTAGAAGCCTCCTTTCCAGGATGACATCAGGAATTGAAGACTTGAACCTGAGGTTTGGGGCAGATGGAGTGCTCACCCCCATCAGGAATGCAAATAAGCTGGcatatctctttctctctctctctttctctctctctctctctctctctctctctcacacacacacacacacacacacacacacaaagcgcCCCCAATCTCTGAGAGCTTCTGGAAACAACAAATACAGGGAGAGTGCCTCTAATGgcagaattccaggcagagggaaagctATTGTCAAGGGGCAGATACCTTGACACACACCCTCATGTCACAGGAATACATCAGGGCCCATTCAACTCCCAGGGAGAAACTGCCAGCCTTTGAAAAGTAGTTTCTGGGAAGTGTCTCAAGTGCTTGAGATATTTAGAGACATTTCAGAGCATGAAAAGCCCTTAAAGAAAAGCAGCCACcaccccccgcgcccccccccccgccagctGTTTGACCAGCCCTTGAAGCCGTGTCCCTGCCCCACCACTAGGACATCTTTGGGATCTTCAAGAAAACACAGGGTTTGACTGTTTTTCAATGATGGATTATTTTTTAGAACACGGAGACAAATCAACTTCAAAAGAAAAAGCTATAACATTGACTTTATTTCATCATGGAAAATTTGTGCTCAAAGATAAGAACCATCTTATAtaaaacaaccaaataaataaataaataagtaaaaataaataggagTTGCTTCAAAGGGGAGCAGGGGGTTGAAGGAGAATCAGATGCAGCCAGGACCTTCTCTTAATACCTCCTCAGCACtgtgtggggaagagagagagtggTGATTACATTTGGGTGGGAGACAGGCAGGACCTGAGCTTCCCCTCACCACGTGCCATCTGTGCCTCCCCCCTCTTCAGTTCACCTGGATGTTTGAGGCTTTGGAGTAATCTATCTCCCTGGACCTTGCTTTCCCTGTTGTAAACTGGGGATTACCATCACCCTGGTGATCCTGCCCTCTGCCTTTGCAGCTCTAGACAGTTCAGGGGAAACCAGGAGGAAAATGTTTAATACTCCTTCTGCGCCAAGAAGGGGCTGCCAGGCAATGACCGAATTACATCCTAAGGTGATTCTGCCCCTTTTGGTAAGAGAGGCAGGAGGTGGTTAGAAGGTGGGTGGGAACTCAACAGGCATGGTAATGAATGTTGTCAAAATTTAATATTTCCAGAAAGGCGCTCCTTGACCCTGAGGACTGTCAGCAAGAAAGAGTGATATCCAGGTGTCCTTTGCTCAAAGTTTGGTCCCCAGAGACATCAAACCCAGAAAGGTGGCACGCggtgggaatgggggtgggtgCTCACCATTGCAGCCCAGGCCGCTGAGGGAGCCGATCCGGTCCAGCCTCCGCCCAAAGCAGCCGGAGTCGCGCATCATCCTGGGGCTCCGCATTCCCCGCAGGGCCTGGAGGACGCTGCTGCCGGGCCCGAGGAGCCCCGCGGGGGCGGCCGCCCCGGTCTCCCAGGCTTCTGCGAGGCCGTGGCCCTGCTGGAGGGGCTCCAGGCCCTTCTGCTCGGTCTGCAGCTCCAAGACCCTGCCTCGTAGACGGCCCAGCAGCTCCTGCGATGGGTGGGGGAGGCGGAGCCTCAGGAAGCCGCACCTGGGCCCAGCCGCCCTCGATGGCGCCAAGGCAAACCGACCGCCTTGGGGCCGGGGGTCCCCGCACCCAGTCTCGCCGCTTTCTCATTCTCTTATCACTAATACCCAAGGGAGGGTGGGGACCTCTTGGGACtgtgggtgggggtagggggggaCCCGTTAGCTGCTGCTGTCGTCGGTGCCCTCCCGGCGAGCCGGGTTTACGCAGTTCGGCAGCGCTCACCTGTATCCCCCGCAGTTCCGAGGCCGGGCCGGGGCCACCTAGCGGGTGGGAATGACAGCCTAGCAGCGACAGGTGCAAGCACAGGAGGAGCAGGGGCGCTCGGGGCAGCGTCGTCTGCGGGTCCATGTCGCTGGAGGGGCGGAGAGAGGTTGCCGCCGCTGCCGCTGCGCTGGGTCCCGGTTCACGTCTCACCTACTGGGTCCTCGGGCAACCGCGGCCTTTTATCCCCCGTCCTGAGAGCCGGGCCGGCCCTGCCCCTCTGGGTTATCTCTGATTTATCGGCGCATTCCGGCCCGGCCCGCTGAGCTCAGGGCGGGGGAATGCACCTCTCCGCGCGGAGGGGTGGAGGCCGGGGAGAGCAGGCCTTGTATAGAAATGGGCCTGGCCGGGAACGGGAGCGCGCGGCGGGGGGAGTTGGCGGGGTTGGGTAGACACCGCTAGGTCCTTTGTCTCTCGCTTCCCCCTTTCCTGCAAAAACCCCGGGGCTTTAGAGtggctcttttctctttcctcccccccGCATTCCTGGAGAGGGCAGAGGGTACCCCAGCGATCAGAGGCCTGACGCAAATGCCGGGCGCACGGGGTGACTCAGAGAAAGAACAGGCCCAGCCGACACCCCACCGCTGCAGCGCGTCTTCCCTCCCCGCCTGCAACTCGGCACCCGCCTGGAACTCTCCGCACCTGGCTCGGCGGCGGGTCTTCCGGGCGCTCTGATCGCTGTCCGTGGTCCTGATCGCTCTGAGCCAACAACGCAAGAGGACTCGCTCTCCTCAACTTAGGTCTTGCCAGAAAGACAAGCGTAGGGCAGGGGCAAGAGACGTCTGAGACCCCTCTCCGCCCTCTCACAACCTCCTGCACTAGGATGCTAATTCTCCAGTGTCACCTGATTAAAAGTCTGGGTATGACAAGGAACTTCTGGAATGCTGACCCTTCTTCCATCCCTTAAAGGGTAGAGCTGATTTGACAGGAATTTTGAGAGGCAAGGCCCAGAGATGAAGTCATTCAGGAATGCCTTCTATCACATCTCCTCCAGGTGCCAacacctccctctcccaccaaGCCAACATAACGGAAAAAGCAAGGATGACTGGAAGATGGTTATCTATTTGGTGGGACACTAAGGGTATGAAGGAGTGCCTTCCACAATGCCTCCTTCACCTGGTCGTCCATGATCTCATTCCCATTCGCAGATGGTCTGCGCCTCCTGTCTGTGATTACAAAAGGGGCTCCATAGAAAAATGGCCCTGGGAAGAGccacagcagattaaatccccccTAAAGTGTGCATGACTGGTGTCACCACCCTTACCAGATAACTTGTGCTGACAAGCAGCAGGATGAGGGAGTAGCATTGTTTAGGAAAGGAAATGTGTTATGACAGAAGTGGAGAAAGGGGCAGCAAGGAGCAGAAGCTGAGACGTCTAAGCAAATCTTGCCTGAAAAATAGCATCTTCCAGGTATTGAGTGAGAAAATTGTTATTGTAGTTCTTCacttttcagataaggaaactgagctcagtgaaattaatctactttcttttcttttttacacctaaattgatttttaatttttaatttaagtataattgatttacaatattattttagtttcgggtgtacaacgtagtgattcaaTTTAaggttactataaaatattagctGTATTCCCTATGCCATATATTGCATCCTTGTACCTTATTATTTTATACCTTGTggtatacctcttaatcccctacccctatcttgcacctcccccatccctctccccactggcaaccactactttgttctctgtatctctgagtctatttctattttgttatatcattcgttttattttctaagttctacatataagtgaaaacatacagtatttgtctttctctgtctgacttatttcactatgcataataccctctgggtccatccacgctgttgcaaatggcaaaatttcattcttctttatggcggAGTATCATTTCATTGTCTATATATAcaacatcttttttatccattcatctgttgataagcgcttaagttgcttccataacttggcaattataaataaagctgctatgaacattgggatgcatatgtttttttgaattagtgtttccattttctttggatatacccccaggagtggaattactgggtcgtatggtaggtctatttttagttctctgaggaacctccatactgttttccataatggctgtaccagtttatattcccccTGACTgtgcataagggttcccttttctccacattctcgccaacatttgtaatttgtggtcttttttaaaatgtttttttaattgtggtaaaagtcacataatataaaacatactattttaaccatatttagctgtacagttcagtggcactgaactgtacattcacattgttgtgcaactctcaccatcatccatctcctgaatttttcaccttactaaactgaaactctgtccccattaatcattttgatgatagccattctgacaggtgtgaggtgatatctcattgtggttttgatttcaatttctccaaagattaatgatgttgagcatcttttcatgtccctgttggccatctgtatgtcttctttggaaaaatgtcttttcagatcttctgccctttttaaaaataatttatttatttatttatttatttatttttggtggggggctgtgttgggtcttcgttgctgcgcgtgggctttctctagttgtggtgagcgggggctactcttcgttgcggtgcgcgggcttctcattgtcgtggcttctcttgttgcgagcacgggctctaggcacgcaggcttcagtggcatgtgg is part of the Balaenoptera musculus isolate JJ_BM4_2016_0621 chromosome 1, mBalMus1.pri.v3, whole genome shotgun sequence genome and encodes:
- the NPPB gene encoding natriuretic peptides B, whose product is MDPQTTLPRAPLLLLCLHLSLLGCHSHPLGGPGPASELRGIQELLGRLRGRVLELQTEQKGLEPLQQGHGLAEAWETGAAAPAGLLGPGSSVLQALRGMRSPRMMRDSGCFGRRLDRIGSLSGLGCNVLRRY
- the NPPA gene encoding natriuretic peptides A encodes the protein MGSATIAASFLLFLAFQLPGRTRANPVYGSVSNADLMDFKNLLDHLEDKMPLEEEAVPQQVLSEQHEEAGVPLSPLSEVPPWTGEVNPAQRDGGALGRGPWESSDRSALLKSKLRALLAAPRSLRRSSCFGGRMDRIGAQSGLGCNSFRYRR